A genomic segment from Malus domestica chromosome 05, GDT2T_hap1 encodes:
- the LOC103427810 gene encoding probable serine/threonine-protein kinase PBL23, translating into MGEPAKELIKNKQASSWDSLRACRISDGSAGGRGARAGGEQDDLLLVLQGGRGAGRICEEGQNKKILEKRNWKYDVLHRLCDQCAGSNECRNLQKEILKTGHAKKVAQLFTYEELAAATDNFNPDSLLGEGGFGKVYRGYLDSINQIVAVKKLDRKGLQGSREFCSEVIMLSLVQHANLVDLIGYCAEGDQRMLVYEFMVNGSLENHLLDVYSNMEPLDWYTRMKIAEGAAKGLEYLHETASPPVIYRDFKASNIILDEKFCPKLSDFGLAKLGPTGDKDHVTTRVMGTYGYCAPEYASTGQLTTRSDVYSFGVVLLELITGRRAIDERRPVGQQILVSWAKPMLKDRKRYASMADPLLRGRFPAKGLNQAVAIAAMCLNEEADCRPSMGDVVTALGHLSLQEYDGEGAKGASRNRGRHVESIRRAREDKEL; encoded by the exons ATGGGAGAACCGGCCAAAGAGTTGATCAAGAACAAACAGGCCTCCAGT TGGGATTCATTGAGGGCTTGCAGAATCAGTGACGGTTCTGCTGGTGGCAGAGGCGCTCGGGCGGGAGGAGAGCAGGATGACTTGCTTCTCGTGTTGCAAGGTGGACGAGGAGCCGGAAGAATCTGTGAGGAAGGCCAGAATAAGAAG ATTTtg GAAAAAAGAAACTGGAAATATGATGTATTACATAGGCTATGTGATCAATGTGCAGGTAGCAACGAATGCAGGAATTTACAGAAGGAGATACTCAAGACGGGACACGCGAAAAAAGTTGCTCAGCTTTTTACGTACGAGGAACTAGCTGCTGCAACTGATAACTTCAATCCTGATTCTCTGCTGGGAGAAGGTGGATTTGGGAAGGTGTACAGAGGTTACTTGGACAGCATTAACCAA ATTGTGGCAGTGAAGAAACTTGACAGGAAGGGATTGCAAGGGAGCAGAGAGTTTTGTTCTGAAGTTATCATGTTGAGTTTGGTTCAACACGCGAACCTCGTCGATCTTATTGGCTATTGTGCAGAAGGAGACCAGAGAATGTTAGTGTATGAATTCATGGTCAATGGATCTTTGGAGAATCACCTTCTAG atGTATATTCGAATATGGAGCCTCTTGATTGGTATACGAGGATGAAAATAGCTGAAGGAGCAGCTAAAGGGCTCGAGTACCTTCATGAGACTGCCAGTCCGCCAGTGATTTACCgtgacttcaaagcttcaaacaTTATACTAGACGAAAAATTCTGTCCTAAGCTTTCTGATTTTGGACTTGCTAAGTTAGGTCCAACCGGAGACAAGGACCATGTGACTACTAGAGTGATGGGGACTTATGGCTATTGTGCACCAGAGTATGCTTCAACAGGACAGCTGACAACTAGGTCTGATGTCTACAGCTTTGGCGTTGTGCTTCTCGAGTTGATCACAGGACGGAGAGCTATTGATGAGCGCAGACCGGTTGGACAGCAGATCCTAGTCAGTTGG GCAAAGCCAATGCTTAAGGACAGAAAGAGATACGCGTCGATGGCTGACCCGTTGCTTCGAGGCAGATTTCCGGCAAAGGGTCTGAACCAAGCTGTTGCAATTGCTGCAATGTGTCTGAATGAGGAAGCTGATTGCCGGCCTTCGATGGGTGACGTTGTGACCGCTCTCGGGCACCTATCGTTGCAAGAATACGATGGAGAAGGTGCCAAGGGTGCATCGAGAAACAGAGGCCGGCACGTTGAGTCAATAAGAAGAGCAAGGGAAGACAAAGAGCTATAG
- the LOC103434523 gene encoding cardiolipin synthase (CMP-forming), mitochondrial-like translates to MAGFRSLKSLIQNPKKSRTFVTATASSSSISAPLHYSPLSYPLSHPLVRLPSQISSSFLSPLSNWIVPFHGPLFLSFPPWKLSQSSTPLYIVGNGVVLRKIEASLNLNLLGRRPSFPLPLEVGSLSPAPTVVDRRVGLKEGADDFVNLPNLISMSRLISGPFLGWMITNEWYSSAMAGLVISGATDWLDGYMARRMKINSVVGSYLDPLADKVLIGCVAVALVYKGLLHPGLVGLIVFRDVGLVGGAVYQRASSLGWKWNSWSDFFNLDETRPEKVEPLFISKLNTVFQLILVAAVLLQPEFGTQETESYITYLSWLVASTTLASTAAYGAQHLRRSALTAQKS, encoded by the exons ATGGCGGGCTTCCGGTCCTTGAAATCCCtaatccaaaaccctaaaaaatcaAGAACCTTCGTCACCGCCaccgcctcctcctcctccatctcCGCCCCTCTTCACTACTCTCCTCTCTCCTACCCTCTCTCCCACCCCCTCGTCCGATTGCCGTCTCAGATTTCCAGTTCCTTCCTCTCTCCGCTTTCCAATTGGATCGTTCCTTTTCACGGACCGCTCTTCCTCTCTTTCCCTCCATGGAAGCTCTCGCAGTCCTCCACTCCGCTTTACATCGTCGGAAACGGCGTCGTTCTCAGAAAGATCGAAGCTTCATTGAACTTGAACCTGCTAGGGAGGAGACCGAGCTTCCCGCTCCCATTGGAAGTTGGGTCACTATCGCCGGCTCCGACGGTCGTGGATCGCCGTGTCGGGTTGAAAGAGGGCGCTGACGATTTCGTCAATTTGCCCAATTTGATCTCCATGAGTCGGTTGATTTCAGGTCCTTTCCTTGGATG GATGATCACGAATGAATGGTACTCTTCTGCAATGGCGGGGTTGGTTATATCTGGGGCAACTGATTGG TTGGATGGATACATGGCTAGGAGGATGAAGATCAATTCTGTTGTTGGGTCCTATCTGGATCCCCTTGCTGACAAG GTTCTTATTGGATGCGTTGCTGTGGCCTTGGTATATAAGGGTCTTCTTCATC CTGGACTTGTTGGGCTCATTGTGTTCCGGGATGTTGGCCTTGTTGGTGGTGCAGTATATCAAAGAGCTAGTAGCTTGGGGTGGAAG TGGAACAGTTGGTCCGACTTTTTCAACCTTGATGAAACCCGCCCCGAGAAGGTGGAACCTCTCTTTATTAGTAAG CTTAACACAGTCTTCCAGCTTATTTTGGTAGCGGCAGTTCTTCTTCAACCGGAGTTTGGAACACAAGAAACTGAGTCATACATCACATACCTGAG TTGGTTAGTTGCATCAACAACATTGGCTTCCACAGCAGCATACGGCGCCCAACACTTGAGGAGATCTGCATTGACCGCTCAGAAATCATAA